The Penicillium digitatum chromosome 6, complete sequence genome has a window encoding:
- a CDS encoding D-isomer specific 2-hydroxyacid dehydrogenase, NAD-binding, with protein MSGQAAAVPAAVPAAAPAITPLSIRRAFEVGIVNLRASIDRRDAMASNPPFDAHEFEVLSERILDTKVEFAKQIRRWGDRWDAVILANLYGQLIGAMPDDEGNFP; from the coding sequence ATGAGTGGACAGGCCGCCGCAGTCCCCGCTGCAGTCCCCGCTGCTGCCCCCGCCATCACCCCCCTCAGCATCCGGCGGGCCTTTGAGGTGGGCATTGTCAATCTTCGGGCCAGCATTGACCGACGTGATGCAATGGCCAGCAACCCCCCCTTCGACGCCCACGAGTTCGAGGTTCTGAGCGAGCGCATCTTGGACACCAAGGTTGAGTTCGCAAAGCAGATCCGCCGCTGGGGCGACCGCTGGGACGCCGTCATCCTGGCGAACCTGTACGGGCAGTTGATCGGGGCCATGCCCGACGATGAGGGAAACTTCCCCTAA
- a CDS encoding D-3-phosphoglycerate dehydrogenase, with amino-acid sequence MIKPIVLHIGDDIRWNHDQYSQFKDTFDVRRSYSMSRPEFIRALKERQFGDCFAIYRPFWNTGCEMGNWDEELISLLPNSYKVYASAGAGFDWVDTAALAKKGVTYCNAAAAYTESVADAAI; translated from the exons ATGATCAAACCAATTGTCCTCCACATTGGTGATGATATCCGCTGGAATCATGACCAATACAGCCAGTTCAAAGATACCTTCGATGTTCGCCGGTCCTACAGCATGTCTCGGCCAGAGTTTATCCGAGCCCTAAAAGAGCGCCAATTTGGTGACTGCTTCGCCATCTACCGCCCATTTTGGAATACCGGATGTGAGATGGGGAACTGGGATGAGGAGCTTATCTCGCTTCTCCCAAATTCCTACAAGGTTTATGCCAGTGCCGGCGCCGGGTTTGATTGGGTTGACACTGCAGCTTTAGCGAAGAAGG GAGTTACTTACTGCAATGCGGCCGCAGCCTACACAGAATCAGTCGCCGATGCCGCCATCTAG
- a CDS encoding LPS-induced tumor necrosis factor alpha factor produces the protein MERNKESIVRIAPAMAAESSTDYSATEAVTVSKTAPADETTSTAKLPIAMPTAPPTAPEAAPSPEQTTTTTRGSPVPELVVMIPGESGPPPQYDEHENDAITTAAPAVALQQTNKKVAPIGPPVPVSQRFIPLAQLGDEPARICCPFCLQKVQTRVNKESTSATSMAAVCCCLFGGICCAFLPFCMEMCHDSHHFCTNCGVEVAIHPHDGPVQQFGPDSPGAITQAPGCIQPPEAVTKN, from the exons ATGGAACGCAACAAAGAATCAATAGTGCGAATTGCACCGGCCATGGCCGCCGAATCAAGCACAGATTATTCTGCCACAGAAGCAGTGACCGTATCAAAGACAGCGCCGGCAGATGAAACCACGTCGACTGCGAAGTTGCCCATAGCAATGCCTACGGCGCCGCCTACAGCCCCTGAAGCAGCACCGTCACCGGAACAAACTACAACTACAACAAGAGGATCGCCGGTGCCAGAACTTGTGGTGATGATCCCTGGAGAGAGTGGGCCGCCTCCACAATACGATGA ACACGAGAACGACGCAATCACAACCGCCGCACCGGCAGTTGCATTACAACAAACCAACAAAAAAGTGGCACCGATTGGACCACCAGTTCCAGTTTCGCAGAGGTTCATACCATTGGCCCAACTTGGGGACGAGCCTGCACGGATCTGTTGTCCCTTTTGTTTGCAAAAGGTTCAGACCAGGGTGAACAAGGAAAGCACCAGCGCCACATC GATGGCGGCTGTATGTTGCTGTCTCTTCGGCGGAATTTGCTGTGCATTCCTACCATTCTGTATGGAGATGTGTCACGACTCTCACCACTTCTGCACGAACTGCGGCGTGGAAGTAGCTATTCACCCGCATGACGGACCGGTACAACAGTTTGGACCTGACTCCCCCGGTGCAATAACGCAAGCACCGGGCTGTATTCAACCACCAGAGGCAGTCACGAAGAACTAA
- a CDS encoding Zinc finger, C2H2-like, translating to MMALEAARPKQLSYFDPVTMDLSMFSFPVEGFPHYQQDLDMSHAANAYYDTHPLLESADLQNPTYLASIPATPPSISASNSAEPYLPTGSAASGQSIASASSSAMGSPYSGTAHAFQENWVNTNHGLGLPAAVMNDLFSQEYMGSTLEMEMPYQEKFLDPFVDPSLIQSAQQGSGITPIISFPDQPTSSYTNVPSYISHSPAPSPLPYNDTAEHHTSPRTQPVQHTGPSPLLVPQRSHSRPLSIYDRRSSISSIQSRLSQPSPALSSIDPDEDTKEKSERPEKCPILNCEYHIKGFARKYDKNRHTLTHYKGTMVCGFCPGSGSPAEKSFNRADVFKRHLTSVHGVEQTPPNCRKRSPGVAKKGTNYSPDATGKCSTCSSTFSNAQDFYEHLDDCVLRVVQQEEPSEAINQQRLAEVASDEEVKKTMEKHKLHDVAGPIDQFDYYEDQDDPDAHDPSSWRGLKTRPKFSKGNILASRPLIGSGNAISKNSSKPRAVTTRRRNNRGNYPQSWGCPSSSLKTRKRVLCVFDGNRRLWKDEMMLNNEFEVRLRPLGGVGDGTNRDAYITDLDVETLKRAEGVHNATQEERGPWLGGPSPHLMGQPAMLLPELCLPHDDEISLNELMA from the exons ATGATGGCCCTCGAAGCTGCCAGGCCTAAACAACTCTCATACTTCGATCCCGTAACAATGGATCTCTCTATGTTCTCTTTCCCGGTTGAGGGCTTTCCCCACTACCAACAGGACCTGGATATGTCGCATGCCGCCAATGCCTACTACGACACCCACCCATTGTTGGAGTCTGCAGATCTGCAAAATCCCACATATTTAGCTTCTATACCCGCCACGCCTCCTTCGATCTCTGCCTCTAACTCTGCAGAGCCATATTTACCTACCGGATCTGCTGCCTCAGGGCAGTCCATTGCTAGCGCATCTTCATCGGCAATGGGATCACCATACTCAGGAACCGCGCATGCCTTCCAGGAGAACTGGGTGAATACGAACCACGGATTGGGTCTACCAGCCGCAGTGATGAACGACCTTTTTTCACAAGAGTACATGGGAAGTACGTTGGAAATGGAAATGCCCTACCAAGAGAAATTCCTCGATCCTTTTGTCG ATCCCTCATTGATTCAATCGGCGCAACAAGGATCTGGAATCACTCCGATCATCTCATTTCCCGACCAGCCCACCTCTTCCTATACAAACGTGCCCAGTTATATTTCCCACTCTCCCGCCCCATCACCTCTCCCATATAATGATACCGCAGAGCACCACACCTCGCCCCGCACACAACCAGTACAGCACACTGGACCATCTCCCCTTTTGGTCCCACAGAGGTCTCATTCGCGACCACtctcgatctacgatcggcGGTCGTCCATTTCCTCAATTCAGTCCCGACTCTCCCAGCCCAGCCCGGCGCTGAGCAGTATTGATCCAGACGAAGACACTAAAGAAAAA TCTGAGCGACCAGAGAAGTGTCCAATCCTCAACTGCGAGTACCACATCAAGGGCTTCGCCCGCAAGTACGACAAGAACCGCCACACCCTGACCCATTACAAAGGAACCATGGTATGCGGTTTTTGCCCGGGATCCGGCTCCCCCGCCGAGAAGAGCTTCAACCGCGCCGATGTCTTCAAGCGCCACCTGACCTCCGTCCACGGCGTAGAACAAACCCCGCCAAATTGCCGAAAGCGCAGTCCTGGCGTAGCTAAGAAGGGCACCAACTATAGCCCCGACGCGACAGGAAAGTGTTCTACCTGCTCATCGACATTTAGCAACGCGCAGGACTTCTACGAACATTTGGATGACTGCGTTCTCCGCGTCGTGCAGCAAGAAGAACCCTCGGAGGCGATCAACCAGCAGCGTCTGGCAGAGGTCGCTTCAGACGAAGAGGTCAAAAAGACCATGGAGAAGCACAAACTCCACGACGTGGCTGGCCCGATCGACCAATTCGACTATTATGAAGACCAAGATGACCCCGATGCCCACGACCCCTCCAGCTGGCGCGGTCTGAAGACTAGGCCCAAATTCTCCAAGGGCAACATTCTCGCTTCCCGCCCTCTCATCGGCTCCGGCAATGCCATCTCGAAGAATTCATCCAAGCCCCGCGCTGTCACCACCCGCCGCCGCAATAACCGTGGCAACTACCCTCAGTCCTGGGGTTGCCCCAGCAGCAGCCTGAAGACCAGGAAGCGAGTGCTATGTGTCTTTGATGGCAACCGCCGCCTGTGGAAAGACGAAATGATGCTCAATAACGAATTCGAGGTCCGTCTGAGACCTCTTGGTGGTGTGGGCGACGGTACCAACCGCGATGCCTACATAACCGATCTGGATGTTGAGACATTGAAGCGCGCCGAGGGTGTGCACAACGCCACTCAGGAGGAGCGTGGTCCTTGGTTGGGCGGCCCGTCGCCTCATCTTATGGGTCAACCGGCGATGCTATTGCCAGAACTGTGCCTGCCCCATGATGATGAGATCTCGCTGAATGAATTAATGGCTTAA
- a CDS encoding Bis(5'-nucleosyl)-tetraphosphatase, putative, translating to MQLGFSETLPTLVARRFTAARDSGHLVFSPTHLSIINTAGISYQLRYCPALAKKPSNLKPDNGTQTPKPDPFENPSADLLIAQFPPENPAYNLILNKFPVIPNHFLLVTKAWQAQTDILDKADLEATYECLQAWNTDDDGSRLTNGSSPKSLFAFFNSGDNSGASQPHRHLQFLPVEAMRQPGSESWHPLIDLLTSQPTLPSPAPKFQHLPGLPFAHFALPIPPCPSAENLHAIYITLYKAAAAATRGRTLSQDTEPLSTQGLASISYNLAMTRSTMMICPRRQETALVPVDSAATRDIVDPGVLSLNGTILAATLMVKAEGEWDALRENPEHLTEVLATIGYPRTDSRVASL from the exons ATGCAACTAGGATTTTCAGAAACTCTCCCCACTCTGGTCGCAAGACGCTTTACAGCAGCCCGGGATTCTGGTCATCTCGTGTTCTCCCCAACGCATCTGTCCATCATTAATACTGCAGGGATATCA TATCAACTTCGCTACTGCCCTGCCCTCGCAAAGAAACCCTCCAACCTAAAGCCCGACAATGGCACACAAACACCAAAGCCCGATCCCTTCGAGAATCCATCTGCAGATCTTCTGATCGCTCAGTTCCCGCCCGAGAACCCCGCCTACAACCTCATCCTCAACAAATTCCCCGTCATCCCGAACCACTTTCTCCTCGTGACAAAGGCCTGGCAGGCACAGACCGATATCCTCGACAAAGCAGACCTAGAGGCTACATATGAGTGTCTACAAGCCTGGAACACCGACGACGATGGATCTAGACTCACAAACGGCTCGTCTCCAAAGAGCctcttcgccttcttcaactccGGCGACAACAGCGGTGCAAGCCAACCCCACCGCCATCTCCAATTCCTCCCCGTTGAAGCAATGCGTCAGCCGGGCTCGGAATCCTGGCACCCACTGATCGACCTCCTTACCTCCCAACCAACCCTCCCCTCCCCAGCGCCAAAGTTCCAGCACCTACCGGGTCTCCCCTTTGCCCACTTTGCACTCCCAATCCCACCGTGTCCCTCGGCTGAAAACCTGCACGCAATCTATATCACCCTCTACAAGGCTGCCGCCGCGGCGACGCGCGGACGGACGCTAAGCCAGGACACAGAGCCGCTTTCCACACAAGGACTGGCGTCCATCAGTTACAACCTGGCCATGACCCGCTCGACAATGATGATTTGCCCACGCAGACAGGAAACGGCATTGGTCCCCGTCGATAGCGCGGCGACGCGGGACATTGTTGACCCTGGCGTGCTCTCGCTGAATGGCACCATCCTTGCAGCGACGTTGATGGTCAAGGCTGAGGGTGAGTGGGATGCTTTGCGTGAGAATCCGGAGCATTTGACGGAGGTCCTTGCCACGATTGGATATCCTCGTACGGACTCTCGTGTAGCTTCGCTGTGA